One genomic segment of Rubripirellula amarantea includes these proteins:
- a CDS encoding nitrilase family protein produces MKSLRVASVQFNHQPGDKNANLSTMRGYIEAAAGEGAEVVCFPECCVSGYWHLRHLSAVELAELAEPIPNGPTSKQLLNWSQEFNICIGAGLVEIDDAGNLYNSYVVTTPEGQTHCHRKLHCFISEHMQSGDAYTIFELPGGWRTAILICYDNNIPENARMCALAGAELILAPHQTGGCNSGSPFAMSPIDREVWDARESQPDKIHAEITGDKGRGWLMRWLPARAHDNGVFYVFSNGVGPDDDEVRTGNAMILDPYGRIIVETSKAGDDMVIADLDGSLRDRSTGVRWMRSRRPELYQAIATRRGDEQPTRAVRFDHS; encoded by the coding sequence ATGAAATCTCTGCGTGTTGCGTCGGTGCAGTTCAACCATCAACCCGGCGACAAGAACGCCAACTTATCCACCATGCGAGGTTATATCGAAGCGGCCGCCGGGGAAGGTGCGGAAGTTGTTTGCTTCCCGGAATGTTGCGTATCGGGCTATTGGCATTTGCGTCATTTGAGTGCAGTCGAGTTGGCTGAACTAGCAGAGCCGATTCCCAACGGTCCAACCTCGAAGCAGCTTTTGAACTGGTCTCAGGAGTTCAATATCTGCATCGGTGCGGGATTAGTCGAGATCGATGACGCGGGAAACTTGTACAACTCGTATGTCGTCACGACTCCCGAAGGACAAACCCACTGTCATCGCAAGTTGCACTGCTTTATCAGCGAGCATATGCAATCGGGCGATGCTTACACGATCTTTGAATTGCCTGGCGGTTGGCGAACGGCAATCCTCATTTGTTACGACAACAACATCCCTGAAAACGCGAGGATGTGTGCGCTGGCGGGGGCCGAGCTGATCCTAGCACCCCATCAAACTGGTGGATGTAACTCGGGAAGTCCGTTTGCCATGAGCCCCATTGATCGTGAAGTTTGGGACGCTCGCGAAAGTCAGCCTGACAAGATCCACGCCGAGATTACCGGTGACAAAGGACGTGGATGGTTGATGCGTTGGTTGCCCGCGCGTGCCCATGACAACGGAGTGTTCTACGTATTTAGCAACGGTGTCGGGCCGGACGACGACGAGGTTCGAACCGGGAATGCAATGATCCTAGACCCCTATGGACGGATCATCGTGGAGACCAGCAAGGCGGGTGACGACATGGTGATCGCAGATTTGGATGGTTCCCTTCGCGATCGCTCGACCGGAGTACGCTGGATGCGTTCTCGACGTCCCGAGCTGTACCAAGCGATCGCCACCCGACGCGGCGACGAACAACCGACTCGTGCAGTCCGCTTCGACCACTCGTGA
- a CDS encoding DUF3565 domain-containing protein, with amino-acid sequence MSETATREPTKQPIIGYHTDDDSHWVARLACGHQQHVRHDPPWMNRSWVKTESGRRSLLGYQLRCRKCDEGAPPDFDTE; translated from the coding sequence ATGAGCGAGACAGCAACAAGAGAACCAACCAAACAACCAATCATCGGCTATCACACGGACGATGATTCGCATTGGGTTGCCCGGTTGGCGTGTGGTCATCAGCAACATGTTCGGCATGACCCACCATGGATGAATCGCAGTTGGGTTAAGACCGAGAGCGGTCGTCGATCTTTGCTGGGTTACCAGCTTCGATGCCGCAAGTGCGATGAAGGAGCACCGCCTGACTTTGACACCGAGTAA
- a CDS encoding alpha/beta hydrolase, with protein MRRALTSLFVFLIAIAVANTALAQRKPKTEEDDRYKPRPVKLKTKDGVTLRAFYFPSEKGKNAITVLFVHEWQGQSSPYVPLIAALRSAGCAVLVPDYRGHGGSMEYIDVTGKPQKFDVSRMSKVDVQNIIRIDLEKAKGFLKEENNAENLNLNALVVVGVREGCILASHWASIDWSFPSVGSIKQSQDVKALVLISPEKQLKGLPIEPPLRDPNILQLPIMIVAGQTSPEAKDAERIGRRIEGAKKRAGGGTVSGFESLMIDTSLTGPSLVSNEPKVIPAIVDFITKSVPINDEENPWIER; from the coding sequence GTGCGACGAGCGCTCACGAGCTTGTTCGTATTTCTGATTGCTATTGCAGTCGCGAACACAGCGCTGGCGCAACGCAAACCGAAAACGGAAGAAGATGACCGATACAAGCCGCGTCCGGTGAAGTTGAAAACGAAAGACGGGGTCACTCTTCGCGCGTTCTACTTCCCCTCGGAAAAAGGAAAGAACGCCATCACCGTCTTATTCGTCCACGAATGGCAAGGTCAGTCCAGTCCCTACGTGCCGCTGATCGCGGCACTGCGTTCGGCAGGCTGTGCTGTATTGGTACCTGATTACCGCGGTCACGGCGGCAGCATGGAATACATCGACGTAACCGGCAAACCGCAGAAGTTCGACGTTTCGCGAATGAGCAAGGTTGATGTTCAAAACATCATCCGTATCGATCTGGAAAAAGCGAAGGGCTTCTTGAAGGAAGAGAACAATGCAGAGAACCTGAACCTAAACGCGTTGGTTGTCGTTGGCGTGCGAGAAGGCTGCATTCTGGCATCCCATTGGGCCAGCATCGATTGGTCGTTTCCGAGCGTGGGAAGCATCAAGCAAAGCCAAGACGTGAAAGCGTTGGTTTTGATATCGCCTGAGAAACAACTCAAAGGTTTGCCAATCGAACCGCCACTGCGCGATCCCAACATCCTTCAGTTGCCGATCATGATAGTTGCCGGACAAACCAGTCCCGAGGCGAAGGACGCCGAGCGGATTGGCCGTCGCATCGAGGGAGCGAAGAAGCGTGCTGGCGGTGGAACGGTCTCGGGCTTCGAATCACTCATGATCGATACGTCCTTAACTGGCCCATCTTTGGTGAGCAACGAACCGAAGGTCATCCCCGCGATCGTGGACTTCATCACTAAGAGTGTTCCGATCAACGACGAAGAAAACCCTTGGATCGAGCGTTGA